A single Streptomyces sp. Edi2 DNA region contains:
- a CDS encoding FGGY-family carbohydrate kinase has translation MIVGVDVGTSVTKAQLIGRDGHTTPAHEARSTVYTLPGNRVEQDMDEVIGTVITVVRAVVADARRLGEPVEALALTGQGDGLWLRDARGAGVGRALSWMDGRAAGILDDWTADGVAHHVHRRTGAGMFPGSAAPLLAHLAKHEPERLADAAVAGYCVDAIVQRFTGRITVDASDASQPFLHVATRTYDETALDLCGLSAYRRLLPEPAPPGTLFPLLPDVAAQLGLPPGLPVSAGPFDIPACGFGSGLARPGDGNLIIGTTLASQVLTADPAPVTGDEPAGMLLATPFEQRYLRVMPAMIGTAGLDWLLKLLGVRIAELDALLTTSPLGAGGVSALPFLSAGGERAPFVDARARGRLDGLSPLTSRADLIRALCESVAYSARHCMETLGVTGAVTACGGGARSAEWARIFAGVLGTDLYVCDDAVGIRGAAQVAWQALGEPVDADGWRARRRTVTADPSAIEFYAQGYAAYRRSLAAAREEWSR, from the coding sequence ATGATCGTCGGAGTCGATGTCGGCACCTCCGTCACCAAAGCCCAGCTGATCGGCAGGGACGGGCACACCACCCCCGCCCACGAGGCCCGCAGCACCGTCTACACCCTGCCGGGAAACCGCGTCGAACAGGATATGGACGAGGTCATCGGCACCGTGATCACCGTGGTGCGGGCGGTGGTCGCCGATGCCCGACGGCTCGGCGAGCCCGTCGAGGCACTGGCCCTGACCGGTCAGGGCGACGGGCTGTGGCTGCGCGATGCCCGGGGAGCCGGCGTCGGCCGTGCCCTCTCGTGGATGGACGGCCGCGCCGCCGGCATCCTGGACGACTGGACGGCCGACGGCGTCGCCCACCACGTCCACCGGCGCACCGGCGCCGGCATGTTCCCCGGCTCGGCCGCCCCGCTCCTCGCCCACCTGGCCAAGCACGAGCCGGAGCGCCTGGCCGACGCCGCCGTCGCCGGATACTGCGTGGACGCCATCGTCCAGCGCTTCACCGGCCGGATCACCGTCGACGCCTCCGACGCCTCCCAGCCGTTCCTGCACGTCGCCACCCGCACCTATGACGAAACGGCCCTCGACCTCTGCGGCCTGAGCGCCTACCGGCGACTGCTCCCCGAGCCCGCGCCGCCCGGCACCCTCTTCCCCCTCCTGCCGGACGTGGCCGCACAGCTCGGTCTGCCGCCCGGACTGCCGGTCTCCGCGGGCCCGTTCGACATACCCGCCTGTGGATTCGGCTCGGGCCTCGCCCGGCCGGGCGACGGCAACCTGATCATCGGGACCACGCTGGCCAGCCAGGTGCTCACCGCCGACCCGGCCCCGGTGACCGGCGACGAGCCCGCCGGCATGCTGCTCGCCACCCCCTTCGAGCAGCGCTACCTGCGGGTGATGCCCGCCATGATCGGTACCGCCGGACTCGACTGGCTGCTGAAGCTGCTGGGGGTGCGGATCGCCGAACTCGACGCCCTGCTGACCACCTCGCCCCTGGGCGCCGGCGGGGTGAGTGCCCTGCCGTTCCTGTCGGCCGGCGGCGAGCGGGCCCCGTTCGTCGACGCCCGCGCCCGGGGCCGGCTGGACGGCCTGTCCCCGCTGACCTCCCGCGCCGATCTCATCCGCGCCCTGTGCGAGTCCGTGGCGTACTCCGCCCGGCACTGCATGGAGACGCTGGGCGTCACCGGCGCCGTCACCGCCTGCGGCGGCGGCGCCCGGTCCGCCGAATGGGCCCGCATCTTCGCCGGCGTCCTCGGCACCGACCTGTACGTCTGCGACGACGCGGTCGGCATCCGCGGCGCCGCCCAGGTCGCCTGGCAAGCCCTCGGGGAGCCCGTCGACGCCGACGGGTGGCGCGCCCGGCGACGCACCGTCACCGCCGACCCCTCCGCGATCGAGTTCTACGCCCAGGGCTACGCCGCCTACCGGCGCAGCCTGGCCGCCGCCCGCGAGGAATGGTCCCGATGA
- a CDS encoding 2-hydroxyacid dehydrogenase, whose amino-acid sequence MTQVLAAGDEFVAPELFVDALRDAAPGTDLAFRSLRSPWPVTPFGPVGGVDEASGTEDAVLAALGDAEIALTQMAPFTAEVIERAPALQLISVCRGGPVNVDLAAATRAGVVVSYAPGRNAAAAAEFAIGLMLAALRRIPAADAELKKGLWRGDYYAYDNAGLELDGTTVGLVGYGAIGSIVARVLRAFGSHVLVADPYTDPARAAADGVELVALDDLLGRSAVVSLHARLTSETRHLLHAGNLGLLPEGAVLVNSARGGLLDYAPLPALLETGRLGALALDVYDLEPPPADWPLHHAPNVITTPHLAGATRQTAHRAAAISAGEAARYLRGEPLKFVANPEVLPGGAR is encoded by the coding sequence ATGACCCAGGTTCTCGCAGCGGGCGATGAATTCGTCGCCCCGGAACTGTTCGTCGACGCCCTGCGGGACGCCGCCCCCGGCACCGACCTCGCCTTCCGCTCCCTGCGCTCGCCCTGGCCGGTCACCCCCTTCGGCCCGGTCGGCGGCGTCGACGAGGCCAGCGGCACCGAGGACGCCGTCCTGGCCGCCCTGGGCGACGCCGAGATCGCCCTCACCCAGATGGCACCCTTCACCGCCGAGGTCATCGAGCGGGCGCCCGCGCTCCAGCTGATCAGTGTCTGCCGGGGCGGCCCCGTCAATGTCGATCTCGCCGCCGCCACCCGGGCCGGCGTCGTGGTCTCCTACGCCCCGGGTCGCAACGCCGCCGCGGCCGCCGAATTCGCCATCGGCCTGATGCTCGCCGCCCTGCGCCGTATCCCGGCCGCCGACGCCGAGTTGAAGAAGGGGCTCTGGCGCGGCGACTACTACGCTTACGACAACGCCGGCCTCGAACTCGACGGCACCACCGTCGGACTGGTCGGCTACGGCGCCATCGGCTCGATCGTCGCCCGCGTCCTGCGCGCCTTCGGCTCCCACGTCCTGGTCGCCGACCCGTACACCGATCCGGCCCGTGCCGCCGCCGACGGGGTCGAACTGGTCGCCCTCGACGACCTCCTCGGCCGCAGCGCCGTGGTGAGCCTCCATGCGCGGCTCACCTCCGAGACCCGGCACCTGCTCCACGCCGGCAACCTCGGTCTCCTGCCCGAGGGCGCGGTCCTGGTCAACTCCGCGCGCGGCGGCCTCCTCGACTACGCACCGCTGCCCGCCCTCCTGGAGACCGGCCGTCTCGGCGCCCTCGCCCTCGACGTCTACGACCTCGAACCGCCGCCCGCCGACTGGCCGTTGCACCACGCCCCCAACGTCATCACCACCCCGCACCTGGCCGGCGCCACCCGCCAGACCGCGCATCGCGCCGCCGCCATCAGCGCCGGTGAGGCGGCCCGCTACCTGCGCGGCGAGCCGCTGAAGTTCGTCGCCAACCCGGAAGTGCTGCCAGGGGGTGCACGATGA
- a CDS encoding HAD family phosphatase — protein sequence MAEAVVFDMDGVLVESEHLWEELWTAFAAERGATWGPEQTRNCQGMSAPEWAAYLTAFASGGESPQATEQAVVDGMVHALEQGRIDLLPGARAMVAEAAACAPIALASSAPRRVIDGVLVHHGIDHHFKATVSSAEVAHGKPSPDVYLAAAAKLGVPAVDCLAVEDSSNGLRAAAAAGMTVVAIPNPQYPPAADALAAARFTAADHDAVRRYLISRLKEGDRA from the coding sequence GTGGCCGAAGCAGTGGTATTTGACATGGACGGTGTGCTCGTCGAGAGCGAGCACCTCTGGGAGGAGCTGTGGACGGCCTTCGCAGCCGAACGCGGCGCGACCTGGGGGCCCGAACAGACCAGAAACTGCCAGGGCATGAGCGCCCCCGAGTGGGCCGCCTACCTCACCGCGTTCGCCAGTGGCGGCGAGAGCCCCCAGGCCACCGAGCAGGCCGTGGTCGACGGCATGGTCCACGCCCTGGAACAGGGCCGGATCGACCTGCTGCCCGGCGCCCGCGCGATGGTGGCCGAAGCCGCGGCGTGCGCGCCGATCGCGCTCGCTTCCTCCGCGCCACGCCGGGTGATCGACGGGGTACTGGTGCACCACGGCATCGACCACCACTTCAAGGCGACGGTCTCCAGCGCCGAGGTGGCCCACGGCAAGCCCAGCCCCGATGTGTATCTGGCCGCCGCGGCGAAGCTCGGCGTGCCCGCCGTGGACTGCCTGGCCGTCGAGGACTCCAGCAACGGCCTGCGCGCCGCCGCCGCGGCGGGGATGACCGTGGTGGCCATCCCCAACCCCCAGTACCCGCCGGCCGCCGACGCGCTCGCCGCGGCGCGGTTCACCGCCGCCGACCATGACGCCGTACGCCGCTACCTGATCAGCCGGCTGAAGGAAGGTGACCGGGCATGA
- a CDS encoding DeoR/GlpR family DNA-binding transcription regulator → MTNQGKRATRQQRQQRQQQIVDHVVAHGDATAADLAELTGVSLMTVHRDITELVERGVLRKYHGGVSAQPSTVFESSSDYRLHSHVADKNALAKEALKFITPGMSLMLDDSTSALALARLLPQAGPLTVVTNYRLITEELRDAENIRLMCIGGEYSRTHDSWIGLPALEMVAGFSVDLTVLSTSAMTGTMTFHQEQEIVAVKRAMRDAGACRVLLMDHSKVGRSALHRLAGVEAFDHVLLTGPVESGLLASMGKLTDVRVVGTD, encoded by the coding sequence ATGACCAACCAGGGGAAGCGCGCCACCCGCCAGCAGCGGCAGCAACGGCAGCAGCAGATCGTCGACCACGTCGTGGCACACGGCGACGCGACCGCTGCCGACCTGGCCGAGCTGACCGGCGTCAGCCTGATGACCGTGCACCGCGACATCACCGAACTGGTGGAACGCGGCGTCCTGCGCAAGTACCACGGCGGCGTCTCCGCGCAGCCGTCCACGGTCTTCGAGTCCAGCTCCGACTACCGGCTGCACTCCCATGTGGCGGACAAGAACGCCCTGGCCAAGGAGGCGCTGAAGTTCATCACGCCGGGCATGTCCCTGATGCTCGACGACTCGACCAGCGCCCTGGCGCTGGCCAGACTGCTGCCGCAGGCGGGGCCGCTGACCGTGGTGACCAACTACCGCCTGATCACCGAGGAGTTGCGGGACGCGGAGAACATCCGGCTGATGTGCATCGGCGGGGAGTACTCCCGTACCCACGACTCATGGATCGGGCTGCCCGCGCTGGAGATGGTCGCGGGCTTCTCGGTGGACCTCACCGTGCTCTCCACCTCGGCGATGACGGGGACCATGACCTTTCACCAGGAACAGGAGATCGTCGCGGTCAAGCGGGCGATGCGGGACGCCGGTGCGTGCCGCGTGCTGCTGATGGACCACAGCAAGGTCGGCCGCAGCGCCCTGCACCGGCTGGCCGGCGTGGAGGCCTTCGACCATGTGCTGCTGACCGGCCCGGTCGAGTCCGGCCTGCTGGCGTCCATGGGCAAGCTGACCGATGTCCGGGTGGTCGGCACCGACTGA
- a CDS encoding MFS transporter, which translates to MGSTPPTGSGPSPRLTDRLGIPHPLAWGFLGLLLFMIGDGVESGYLSPYLTDNGLSTQRVALLLSAYGITAAVAAWGSGALSELWGPRRVMWTGLGIWGVCQVLFLAFGVGSFNYPVMLATYTLRGFGYPLFAFGFLVWVTSATPQRRLGAAVGWFWFAFSGGLPTLGSLFAKATIPVVGQYVTLWLSLGLVVLGGAIALLGVREPHGAMRTEGRPLATLLKSITIVWQQPKIGIGGVVRAINTAPEFGFLVFLPLFFTKTVGFSLGSWLTLLSAMFTSNIIWNLLFGVIGDKLGWRRTVAYCGGLGCAVSTLLLYYVPVATGAHMGIALLVCVLYGATLAGYVPLSALMPSLSPKHKGAAMSILNLGAGLSTFIGPAIVGLAIGPLGVAGVIWIFAILYVVSAVLAFFLRLPPEEPAPGTVQQPAAGRDIMPPTEPVGR; encoded by the coding sequence GTGGGTTCCACGCCCCCCACCGGCAGCGGGCCATCACCCAGGCTGACCGACCGGCTCGGCATACCGCACCCCCTGGCCTGGGGTTTTCTTGGTCTGCTGCTCTTCATGATCGGTGACGGTGTCGAGTCCGGCTATCTCTCGCCGTATCTGACGGACAACGGTCTCTCCACGCAGCGGGTCGCCCTGCTGCTGTCCGCGTACGGCATCACCGCCGCCGTCGCCGCGTGGGGCTCCGGTGCCCTGTCCGAGCTGTGGGGGCCGCGCCGCGTGATGTGGACCGGACTCGGCATCTGGGGCGTGTGCCAGGTGCTCTTCCTCGCCTTCGGCGTGGGGTCCTTCAACTACCCGGTCATGCTCGCCACCTATACGCTCCGCGGCTTCGGTTACCCCCTCTTCGCCTTCGGGTTCCTGGTCTGGGTCACTTCCGCGACGCCCCAGCGCCGGCTGGGCGCCGCCGTGGGGTGGTTCTGGTTCGCCTTCAGCGGCGGCCTGCCCACCCTCGGCTCACTGTTCGCCAAGGCGACGATCCCCGTCGTCGGCCAGTACGTCACCCTGTGGCTCTCCCTCGGCCTCGTCGTCCTCGGCGGCGCCATCGCCCTCCTGGGCGTCCGCGAACCGCACGGCGCGATGCGCACCGAAGGGCGCCCCCTCGCCACCCTGCTGAAGAGCATCACCATCGTCTGGCAGCAGCCCAAGATCGGCATCGGAGGCGTCGTCCGCGCCATCAACACCGCCCCCGAGTTCGGCTTCCTGGTCTTCCTCCCGCTCTTCTTCACCAAGACCGTCGGCTTCTCGCTGGGCTCCTGGCTGACCCTGCTCAGCGCGATGTTCACGAGCAACATCATCTGGAACCTGCTGTTCGGCGTGATCGGCGACAAGCTCGGCTGGCGCCGCACCGTCGCGTACTGCGGCGGTCTCGGCTGCGCGGTCAGCACGCTGCTGCTCTATTACGTACCCGTCGCCACCGGCGCCCACATGGGGATCGCGCTCCTCGTGTGCGTGCTCTACGGCGCCACCCTCGCCGGATATGTCCCGCTGTCCGCGCTGATGCCGTCGCTCTCCCCGAAACACAAGGGCGCGGCGATGTCCATCCTCAACCTCGGCGCCGGGCTCAGCACGTTCATCGGCCCGGCCATCGTCGGTCTGGCCATCGGCCCGCTCGGCGTCGCCGGCGTCATCTGGATCTTCGCGATCCTCTACGTCGTCAGCGCGGTCCTCGCCTTCTTCCTGCGACTTCCCCCTGAGGAGCCGGCGCCGGGCACCGTCCAACAGCCCGCCGCCGGCCGGGACATCATGCCGCCGACCGAGCCGGTCGGCCGCTGA
- a CDS encoding magnesium and cobalt transport protein CorA: MGSEPPGRRPRGLRGLRKPAKKRPAEPSPARAADESDAAAGQPPAEATGSVINAVLYRDGHRVSTHDTLAEAFRQQRATSGTLAWIGLHRPSRDELLALATEFDLHPLAVEDALEAHQRPKLERYGGTLFVVLRAARYLDDPEEVDFGELHVFVGRDFVITVRHGGAPDLSAVRARMEGTPELLKRGPEGVLYAILDAVVDGYEPVVAGVQNDIDEIETEVFSGDPRVSRRIYELSREVVEFQRATRPLNGMLEGLTAGFEKYAIDEELRRYLRDVADHVLHTTDRVDGFRQALQDILAVNATLVNQQQNAEMRALAEAGFEQNEEIKKISSWAAILFAPTLVGTIYGMNFDSMPELHWVFGYPFAIVLMAVVCTSLYFIFKRRDWL; this comes from the coding sequence GTGGGGTCCGAGCCTCCCGGTCGTCGGCCGCGTGGTCTGCGCGGCCTGCGCAAGCCCGCCAAGAAGCGCCCCGCCGAGCCGTCGCCCGCCCGGGCCGCGGACGAATCCGACGCGGCGGCGGGGCAGCCCCCGGCCGAAGCCACCGGCAGCGTCATCAATGCCGTCCTCTACCGCGACGGCCACCGGGTCAGCACCCATGACACGCTCGCCGAGGCCTTCCGGCAGCAGCGCGCCACCTCCGGCACCCTCGCCTGGATCGGCCTGCACCGCCCCAGCCGCGACGAACTGCTCGCCCTGGCAACGGAGTTCGACCTCCACCCGCTCGCCGTCGAGGACGCCCTGGAGGCTCACCAACGCCCCAAGCTGGAACGCTACGGCGGCACCCTCTTCGTCGTCCTGCGCGCCGCGCGCTATCTCGACGACCCGGAGGAGGTCGACTTCGGCGAACTGCATGTCTTCGTCGGCCGCGACTTCGTGATCACCGTGCGGCACGGCGGCGCCCCCGACCTCTCGGCCGTACGCGCCCGCATGGAGGGCACCCCCGAACTCCTCAAGCGCGGCCCCGAAGGCGTGCTCTACGCCATCCTCGATGCCGTCGTCGACGGCTATGAGCCGGTCGTCGCCGGCGTCCAGAACGACATCGACGAGATCGAGACCGAGGTCTTCAGCGGCGACCCCCGGGTCTCCCGGCGTATCTACGAACTCTCCCGTGAGGTGGTCGAGTTCCAGCGCGCCACCCGCCCGCTGAACGGCATGCTGGAGGGCCTGACCGCGGGTTTCGAGAAGTACGCCATCGACGAGGAGCTGCGCCGCTATCTGCGCGACGTGGCCGACCACGTACTGCACACCACGGACCGCGTGGACGGCTTCCGGCAGGCCCTGCAGGACATCCTCGCCGTCAACGCCACCCTGGTGAACCAGCAGCAGAACGCGGAGATGCGGGCCCTGGCCGAAGCCGGCTTCGAACAGAACGAGGAGATCAAGAAGATCTCCTCATGGGCGGCGATCCTCTTCGCACCCACCCTCGTGGGGACCATCTACGGCATGAACTTCGACAGCATGCCGGAGTTGCACTGGGTGTTCGGGTACCCGTTCGCCATCGTCCTGATGGCAGTGGTGTGCACCAGCCTGTACTTCATCTTCAAGCGCCGGGACTGGCTCTGA
- a CDS encoding cell division protein SepF, which yields MNGPDATDEQWEGLAEVVPLRGSSEWPSWPDHRALPEEEPAEEARRFIVIRVQIFADAREVAEYLMAQIPVLLDLSSADGDVAKRILDFSSGVVFGLGSGMHRVDTNVFLLAPTGTEVAEEVAGSVPRS from the coding sequence GTGAACGGCCCCGATGCCACCGACGAGCAGTGGGAAGGGCTGGCCGAGGTCGTCCCGCTCCGCGGCAGCAGTGAATGGCCTTCCTGGCCCGACCACCGTGCCCTCCCCGAGGAGGAGCCGGCCGAGGAGGCGCGGCGGTTCATCGTCATCCGCGTCCAGATCTTCGCGGACGCCCGTGAGGTCGCCGAGTACCTGATGGCGCAGATCCCGGTCCTGCTGGACCTCAGCAGTGCCGACGGCGATGTCGCCAAGCGCATCCTCGACTTCTCCAGCGGAGTCGTCTTCGGCCTCGGCAGCGGGATGCACCGCGTGGACACCAATGTCTTCCTGCTGGCGCCGACCGGGACCGAGGTCGCGGAAGAGGTGGCGGGAAGTGTCCCCCGTTCGTAG
- a CDS encoding biotin transporter BioY, with product MNPDSVRPAVTELRLSAFKSHRGVTLPLSPLTLLSGGSGSGKSSALQAYEILARLGSGESLSRAVGEVAGSPAACVPAGAHPDEQGRRGFRIGCTVDGPAGPVSLDLAVQAEPELRIVGERLTGGGETLLTTALTDPTRPAVQAAWHTAGATPVTRAPLPDDRLGTSLLPLRVAGKTAGQRLVLAAAEQVVVALRSAFVCDPRPEVMRGAGTGGTGSTGGTGVVGEGDGRGADGGGPGAGRAGHAAGARGGGAGAGRGKAVSAPGGARGTGGAGVAGGAAGAWGARARRTSGGEAGGWGRAAGEPRDEGRLRSSCDNLPAVLQRTSRECARRHAVLVAAVREACAGPVEGLRAVPWQPGGTGDGTAGAPAAVGRGGSTGPQGVPGAGGAVGVRAVLDRGELGELPVEQLGDGELRFLALALVLLTGPDVLAMDPVGEVPSAHQQMTVMADGMDRCMDRRQARELVSLAVRMTERGHVRLLGTVRDPSVADGLPGVQVLHLEA from the coding sequence ATGAATCCCGACAGTGTGCGGCCGGCCGTCACGGAGTTACGGCTGTCCGCCTTCAAGTCCCATCGCGGCGTCACCCTGCCGCTCTCCCCGCTGACCCTGTTGAGCGGGGGGAGCGGCAGCGGCAAGTCCAGTGCGCTGCAGGCGTATGAAATCCTCGCCCGGCTCGGCAGCGGGGAGTCGCTCTCCCGGGCGGTGGGGGAGGTGGCGGGCAGCCCCGCGGCCTGTGTGCCGGCCGGGGCGCACCCCGACGAACAAGGGCGGCGCGGGTTCCGTATCGGCTGCACGGTCGACGGCCCGGCAGGTCCCGTCAGCCTCGATCTCGCCGTCCAGGCCGAGCCCGAACTGCGGATCGTCGGCGAGCGGTTGACCGGCGGCGGCGAGACGCTGCTGACCACCGCACTCACCGACCCCACCCGTCCGGCCGTCCAGGCCGCCTGGCACACGGCGGGTGCGACTCCCGTGACCCGCGCGCCGCTGCCCGACGACCGGCTCGGCACCTCCCTGCTGCCGCTGCGCGTCGCGGGCAAGACGGCGGGGCAGCGGCTGGTGCTGGCCGCGGCGGAGCAGGTCGTGGTCGCTCTGCGGTCGGCGTTCGTGTGTGACCCGCGGCCGGAGGTCATGCGGGGAGCGGGGACAGGCGGTACGGGAAGTACGGGCGGTACGGGTGTGGTCGGTGAGGGCGATGGACGGGGTGCGGACGGCGGGGGGCCTGGCGCCGGACGTGCCGGACATGCCGCCGGGGCGCGCGGGGGCGGTGCGGGAGCCGGGCGCGGGAAAGCGGTGAGTGCGCCGGGGGGAGCGAGGGGGACCGGCGGGGCGGGCGTTGCCGGAGGAGCTGCGGGGGCCTGGGGTGCGCGGGCGCGCAGGACGAGCGGTGGTGAGGCGGGCGGCTGGGGCCGTGCGGCGGGGGAGCCGCGGGACGAGGGGCGGCTGCGGTCGTCCTGCGACAACCTGCCCGCGGTGTTGCAGCGTACGAGCCGGGAGTGCGCGCGGCGGCATGCGGTGCTGGTCGCGGCGGTGCGGGAGGCGTGTGCCGGTCCCGTCGAGGGGCTGCGTGCGGTGCCGTGGCAGCCGGGCGGGACGGGAGACGGGACCGCCGGTGCTCCTGCGGCGGTGGGGCGCGGTGGCTCCACGGGGCCGCAGGGCGTACCGGGGGCCGGGGGCGCGGTGGGTGTGCGGGCCGTACTGGACCGGGGCGAACTGGGGGAGCTGCCCGTCGAGCAGTTGGGCGATGGTGAGCTGCGGTTTCTCGCGCTGGCACTGGTGCTGCTCACCGGGCCGGACGTACTGGCCATGGATCCGGTCGGGGAGGTCCCGTCGGCCCATCAGCAAATGACGGTCATGGCGGACGGGATGGATCGCTGTATGGACCGCAGGCAGGCACGTGAGCTGGTGTCGCTGGCCGTGCGGATGACCGAGCGCGGACATGTCCGGTTGCTGGGGACGGTGCGGGATCCCTCGGTCGCCGACGGGCTGCCCGGCGTACAGGTGCTACACCTAGAGGCATGA
- a CDS encoding nucleotide pyrophosphohydrolase produces MSEDLHALQRRLAEFAAARDWQQYHTPKNLAAALSVEAAELVEIFQWLTPEESAKVMSDPRKSGRVEDEVADVLAYLLQFCEALGIDALTALAAKIERNESRFPAVRSARPDRPREGEE; encoded by the coding sequence ATGAGTGAGGATCTTCATGCGCTGCAGCGACGACTGGCCGAGTTCGCGGCCGCGCGGGACTGGCAGCAGTACCACACGCCCAAGAACCTGGCCGCGGCGCTGAGCGTCGAAGCTGCTGAACTCGTCGAGATCTTCCAGTGGTTGACGCCGGAGGAATCGGCGAAGGTGATGTCGGACCCGCGGAAGTCCGGCCGGGTCGAGGACGAGGTCGCGGACGTCCTGGCGTATCTGCTGCAGTTCTGCGAGGCGCTGGGGATCGACGCGTTGACGGCGCTTGCCGCAAAGATCGAGCGCAATGAGTCGCGGTTCCCGGCGGTGCGCTCGGCGCGGCCCGATCGTCCGCGCGAGGGGGAGGAGTAG
- a CDS encoding DUF6099 family protein, whose translation MDAVRIIAASRRGLAEANTVQGVIVEAWQAQALAEAIGSHLAIFGPYEVRSRARGLGDAGGRFSGGLLCPASVTGGLRAAQLSEVRDAKEALTGLCRLLREVCEALVSVVLLADEEGMYWTCVEAMDTVDEARDRVAGILEKLEVRDRNPA comes from the coding sequence ATGGACGCGGTGCGGATCATCGCGGCAAGCCGGCGCGGTCTGGCCGAGGCGAACACGGTGCAGGGAGTGATCGTCGAGGCATGGCAGGCGCAGGCCTTGGCGGAGGCGATCGGCAGCCATCTCGCGATATTCGGGCCGTACGAAGTGCGGTCCAGAGCCCGAGGGCTGGGCGACGCGGGCGGGCGGTTCAGCGGGGGACTGCTGTGCCCGGCATCGGTCACAGGGGGACTGCGGGCGGCTCAGCTGTCCGAGGTGCGGGACGCCAAGGAGGCACTGACCGGCCTGTGCCGACTGCTGCGGGAAGTGTGCGAAGCGCTGGTGAGCGTGGTGCTGCTCGCTGACGAGGAGGGGATGTACTGGACGTGCGTCGAGGCGATGGACACGGTCGACGAAGCGAGAGACCGTGTGGCCGGGATACTGGAGAAGCTGGAGGTGCGCGACCGGAATCCTGCCTGA
- a CDS encoding LLM class F420-dependent oxidoreductase, with product MKLRIFTEPQQGASYDTLLKVAKATEDLSFDAFFRSDHYLRMGNADGLPGPTDAWITLAGLARETRRIRLGTLMTAGTFRLPGVLAIQVAQVDQMSGGRVELGLGAGWFEEEHKAYGIPFPKEKFARLEEQLAIVTGLWATEAGQEFSYDGTYYHLENSPALPKPAQGKVPVLIGGHGATRTPRLAAQYADEFNIPFASLEDSERQFGRVRAAAEAAGRKGDELVYSNALVACVGRNDAEVARRAAAIGRNVDELKANGLAGSPDEVVDKIGRYAAIGASRVYLQMLDLDDLDHLELISAQVQSQLS from the coding sequence ATGAAGCTACGCATCTTCACCGAGCCCCAGCAAGGGGCTTCCTACGACACTCTTCTGAAGGTCGCCAAAGCTACTGAGGACCTTTCCTTCGACGCGTTTTTCCGTTCGGATCATTATCTCCGCATGGGCAATGCCGACGGGCTGCCCGGTCCGACGGACGCCTGGATCACCCTGGCGGGGCTGGCCCGTGAAACCCGGCGCATCCGTCTCGGGACGCTCATGACGGCGGGCACCTTCCGGCTGCCGGGTGTGCTGGCCATCCAGGTGGCCCAGGTCGATCAGATGTCCGGCGGCAGGGTGGAACTCGGCCTCGGCGCCGGCTGGTTCGAGGAGGAGCACAAGGCATACGGCATTCCGTTCCCCAAGGAGAAGTTCGCCCGGCTGGAAGAGCAGCTGGCGATTGTCACCGGCCTGTGGGCCACCGAGGCAGGACAGGAGTTCAGCTACGACGGGACCTATTACCACCTGGAGAATTCGCCCGCGCTGCCCAAGCCGGCCCAGGGCAAGGTGCCGGTGCTGATCGGCGGACACGGTGCCACGCGTACACCGCGGCTGGCGGCACAGTACGCCGATGAGTTCAACATCCCCTTTGCCTCGCTCGAAGACAGTGAGCGCCAGTTCGGACGGGTGCGGGCGGCCGCTGAAGCCGCCGGGCGCAAGGGCGATGAGCTGGTGTACTCCAACGCCCTCGTGGCCTGCGTCGGCAGGAACGATGCCGAGGTGGCACGACGGGCCGCGGCCATCGGGCGGAACGTGGACGAACTGAAGGCCAACGGCCTTGCGGGCTCACCCGACGAGGTCGTCGACAAGATCGGGCGCTACGCCGCCATCGGGGCGTCCCGTGTCTACCTGCAGATGCTGGACCTGGATGATCTCGACCATCTGGAGCTGATCTCCGCGCAGGTGCAGTCGCAGCTGAGCTGA
- a CDS encoding LPFR motif small protein, protein MLSAIADVLRSIGGAIATVVTLPFRAVARLFGGASSSAHGHH, encoded by the coding sequence GTGTTGTCGGCAATCGCAGACGTTCTTCGGTCGATCGGCGGGGCCATCGCCACCGTCGTTACCCTGCCTTTCCGGGCCGTGGCCCGGCTGTTCGGCGGCGCATCAAGCTCCGCCCACGGACACCACTGA